CGAACGCTCCTCCCCGGGGACCCGGAAGAAGTCCTCGGCCGGGAAGGGGCCCGAGCACGCGGCCCGCGCCGCCTGTCAGAGCCTGGAAGCACTGATCAGCCACCCGGCCGAGGGCGTCTCCGCGATCCGACGGTTCGACGACGACGGCTGGTGCGTCGTCGTGGACGTCCTCGAAGTGCCCCGCATCCCGGACACGACCAGTCTCCTCGCCTCGTACGAGGTGCGGCTCGACGGGGACGGTGAACTCGTGGAGTACGCCCGGGTCCGCCGTTACCGGCGCGGTGCCGCCGACGAGTGACCTCACTCCGTCCGACAGCTGGAAGGACCCACCCCCATGACGACCACGACCTACGTCGACGGCGCCGCCCCGTGCCCGCCCCGCGCCGGCACGCTCTACGACGTGCTGGAGCTCATTCTCGACCGGGGCATGGTGATCGACGTATTCGTACGCGTCTCCCTGGTCGGCATCGAGATCCTCAAGATCGACGCGCGCATAGTCGTGGCGAGTGTCGACACCTACTTGCGCTTCGCCGAGGCGTGCAACCGGCTCGACCTCGAACGTGACTCCGGCAGCACCACCGTCCCCGAACTGCTCAGCGGCTCCGCCGCCCGATCGATCGGCAAGCGGAAGGTGCGCAAGGCCGCGGAGTCGGTCGGCGACACCGTACGGAAGGCGGTCGGGGCCGGCGGGTCCGATGACGACGACGATGTCGACGAGGAAGAGGCGGAGGAACGTCCGGCGCGCCCGAAGAAGCGCCGCGCCCCCGCCCGCAGCAGCGGCAGCAGCAGCGGTGGCACGAGCCGTCGCCGCAGGGCAGAGGTCTGACGTGCGCGCGGACGGCCCGGGGACGGGCACGGCCGACGGACCGGGGCTGTACGTGTACGCGGTCGTCCGGGCAGGAACGCCGCTGCCCCGGAAGTCCGGGGGCGTCGGCAGCCCGCCCGCCCCGCTCCGGACGGTCGGGGTGGGCCCGGTGGCCGCGGTCGTCAGCGCCGCTCCCGCACAGCTGCGGGCCCGGCGGCGCGACCTGCTGGCCCACCAGGAGCTCCTGACACGCCTGGCGGGAAGCGGGCCCGTCCTGCCGATGCGCTTCGGCATGGTCGCCCCGGACGAGGACGCGCTGCGCGCCCAGCTGACCCGGGCGGAGGCGGGCCACCTCGCCGCCCTGGACCGCGTCGACGGGCACATCGAGATGAACGTCAAGGCCCTGCCGGCCCACGACTCCCTCGCCGCACTCGTGGCGGGGGACGCGGCCGTACGGCGGCTGCGCGAGGAAACCCGCAGGCGGCCCGGGTACGAGGCCAATGTGCGCCTGGGCGCGGCCGTCGCGTCCGCCCTGGCGCGCCGGGCGGGCGACGCGGGACGGCGGGTGCTGCGCGATCTGGCTCCCATGGCCCGGGCGACGGCCGGGGGCCCCGAGGTCCCCGGCTGCGCGCTCAACGTGTCCTTCCTGGTGGCGCGGGCGGACAGCGACCGGTTCCGCGCGACGGCCGATCGTTTCGCGGCGGCCCACCGCGACCACGTGGAGCTCCGCCTCGCGGGGCCACTGCCCTGCTACAGCTTCGTCGACGCCGGGCACACGAGCCCGTCGGCACCGGCCGGTGGAGGCTGACGATGGGGCTGATCTCCGGACTGCTGATGCTTCCCCTCGCGCCCGCCCGGGGCGTGGTGTGGGTCGCGGAGCGGTTGCAGGACGCCGCCGAGCGCGAACTCTACGACCCCGGAGTGATCCGCGCGCAGCTGGCGGCCCTCAACCAGGAGCTCGACGAGGGGCACATCGGGCTGGACGAGTTCGAGGCGCAAGAGGAAAGGCTGCTCGACCGGCTGTACGCGACACAGGCCGGCCGGACACCGACGACAGAAGGTGACCGACATGGATGACCAGGCAAAGGCGGCCCTCGCAGCCGCCGTAGTGGGCGGATATGTGCTGGGCCGGACGAAGAAGGGCCGGCTGGCGCTGAGCGTCGCGACCTATCTGGCGGGGCGCCGGTTCGGACTCGAACCCCGCCAGTTGGCCGCCGAGGGAATGCGCAGGCTCGGTGAGGTGCCTCAAGTCGCCGAATTGCAGGAGCAGTTGCGGGGCGAGGTTCTCGACGCGGGACGCCAGGCGGTGACGGCCGCAGCCAACCGCTCCATGGCCTCCCTGGCGGACGCCATCGGCGACCGGACGGCCCGGCTCACGGCGGCGCCGGACGACGAGGCGGACGAAGAGGACGAGGGCGAGTACGAGGACGAGGAGCCCGAGGAGGAGCCGGAGGGCGAGGACGAGGACGAGGAGGAAGACGAGGAAGACGAGGAAGACGAGTACGAGGACGAGGACGAGGAGCCCGAAGACGAGGAGCCCGAAGACGAGGAGCCCGAAGAGGAGGAGCCCGAAGAGGAGGAGCCCGAAGAGGAGGAGGACGAGCCCGAAGAAGAGGAAGAGGAAGAGGCGGCCCCGCCGCAGCCTTCCCGGGCGAGGAAGTCCCCCTCCAGGAAGTCCGCCCCGGCCAGGAAGTCGGCGGAGAAGAAGTCCGCTCCGGCCAAGAAGGCTGCGGGGAAGAAGGCGGCTCCCGCCAAGAAGGCCCCGGCCAAGAAGGCTCCGGCGAAGAAGGCCGCTCCCGCCAAGAAGGCCCCGGCCAAGAAGGCTCCGGCGAAGAAGGCCGCTCCCGCCAAGAAGGCCCCGGCCAAGAAGGCCGCTCCAGCGAAGAAGGCCTCGGCGAAGAAGACCGCACCGGCCAAGAAGTCCGCCGCCAAGAAGTCCGCCCCCCAGAAGTCTGCCGCGAAGAAGACAGCGACGTCGTCGAAGCGGTCAGCATCCAAGCGCGCCGATCGCCGGAGGTAGTCAGCCATGGCAACGACGGACAAGGACGAATCCGAGGCTCCGGCGGAGTCGGGCATCGGCCGGATCAAAGAAGAACTGTCGAAATTCGCCGGCGCTCAGGTCCAGCAGCTCGCCGAAAAGGCGGGCAGCAAACTCTCCGATCTCACCGGCCAGTTGACCGACGCGGCCGAGAACGGCGGCTCACTGCCCGCCATCGGTTCCCGCGTGCTCCAGGGCGAATCCCCGGTGAAGGCGTTCGTCTCGGAGAAGGCCAAGGGCGCGAAGGACGCGGTGGTGGACAAGGCGAAGAGCGCGCTCGGTGGGGGCGGTGGCAAGGGCAACCGCAAGGCCGGCGGCGGCAAGTTCATGAACATCATCGAAGTGATCGACGTCGGTGTGCCGCTGCGTACCGCCTACGACGCCTGGACGCAGTACGAAGAGTTCAGCGGCTTCATGAAGGGCGTCCAGAGCGTCTCCAAGGGCGAGGACGAGGAAAGTGACTGGAAGGTCAAGGTCGGCCCCTCCACCCGCAGCTTCAAGGCCACGGTGCAGGAACAGGTGCCGGACGACCGGATCGTCTGGACCTCCGAGGGCGCCAAGGGCAGCACACGCGGAGCCATCAGCTTCCATGAGCTCGCTTCGAACCTGACCCGCATCGTGCTGGTCATGGAGTACTACCCGTCCGGGTTCTTCGAGAAGACCGGCAACCTCTGGCGCGCCCAGGGCCGCCGCGTACGGCTGGACTTCAAGCACTTCCAGCGGTACGTGAGCCTCACCGAAGAAGAGCCCGAGGGGTGGCGCGGCGAGATCCGCGACGGCGAAGTCGTGGTCAGCCACGAGGAGGCGGTCGAGCGCGAGGAGGAGGAAGAGGCCGAGGCCGAGGACGGGGAGGGCGAGGACGAGGAGTCCGGCGAGGAGGAGCCGGAGGACGAGGAGCCCGAGGAGGACGAGGAGGACGAGGAGGAGCCCGAGGAGGAAGACGAGGAAGACGAGGAAGACGAGGAGCCGGAGGAAGACGAGGAAGAGGAGGACGAGGAGCCTGACGAGGACGAGGACGAGGACGAAGAGGAAGACGAGGACGAGGACGAGGACGAAGAGGAAGACGAGGAAGAGCCGGAGGAGCCGCCCGCCAAGAAGCGCGCGAGCCGAAGGCGCCGGTCCGGGGCCTCGCGGTGACCGACCTCGACTTCCGCCAGGGAGGGCCGCCGGCCAACGGCCCTCACACCACCAACCTCGCCGACATCCTCGAACGCGTCCTCGACAAGGGCATCGTCATCGCCGGGGACATCAAGATCGACCTCCTCGACATCGAGCTCCTCACCATCCGGCTCCGTCTCTTCGTGGCGTCCGTCGACACCGCGAAGAAGGCGGGCATCGACTGGTGGGAGACCGATCCCGCCCTCAGCTCCCGAGCCTCGCGCAATGCCTTGGAGGACGAGAACCGCCGGCTGCGGGAACGCCTCCAGGCCCTCGAACCGGGGACGGACGAGGACCGTGGCCCGCGCTCGGACCGAAGCGCCGACAGGGACGACGGGAACAAGAGAAGCGAGAGAAGCGACAGCAAGGAGACCGGGCAGAGATGACCGATCGCGCCCACCGGGACCAGGCTCCGGGCACCGGTGTCACGTATGTGTTCGCCGTCTGCCGGGGCACCCGTGCCACGCACACCGCCGATGTCACCGGTCTGGTCGGCATGCCCGGAGGCTCGGCCGTCCGGCTGCTGCCCTCCGGGCCGCTCACCGCCGTGGTCCAGACCGTCCCGGCCGCCGACTTCACGGACGAGGTCTGGCAGGCGCGGCTCTCCGACCCGTGTGAGATCGAGCGGTACGCGCGGGCCCACCACGAGGTCGTGTCCGCCGCGGCCGCTCACGGGCCCGCCGTACCACTGCCCCTCGCCACGCTCTACCACGACGACGACCGGGCCCGTCGCGCGCTCGACGACGAGGCACACCGGTTCCACCGGGTGCTGAAGCGCATCGCGCACCACGCCGAATGGGGCGTGAAGGTGTACGAGCCCGCGGCCGCTCCCGAGGGACCCGAGGAGAGGGAGCCCGCCATCGCCGGGGGCGGCGGGCGCGAGGCTCCCGCCGCCGGTGCGGGGCTCGCCTACCTGAACCGCAGGCGCGGGGTCCAGGAGCGGCGCGAGCGGCGCCGGGAACAGGCCCTGTCCGTCGCGGAATCCGTGGACGCCGAACTCCGTGAGCTGGCCGCCGCGTCGCGCCGCCTCCGTACGCACGGAGCCGTACCGGGGGGTGACGGCCGGGTGCACGTGCTCAATGCCACCTACCTCGTGGCCGAGCACAGGTCGGACGAGCTGGACGCTCTGGTACGGGGCTTGGGCGAGCGGACCGGGGCGCGGATCGAGCTGACCGGCCCCTGGGTGCCGTACTCCTTCGTCGGGGAGGTGTAGCCATGGCGGCGGCGGAGCGCGCGGTGGTTCCCTGGGACAGCCCGGAGCCCTTGAGCGGGCCCATCGGGGTGCCGCTGGTGGACCTGCTGGACCGTGTTCTGGCGACCGGTGTCGTCGTCAGCGGGGACCTGGTGATCGCCATCGCCGACGTACCCCTGGTGCGGGTGTCCCTGCACGCCCTCCTGTCGTCGGTCAGCGAGCGGGTTCCGGCGCCCTGGGCCGACGGGGGGCCGCTGTGACGGCCCCGGGCAGGGCCCCGGGTTCACGGGTCGATCTGGACTCCGAGCAGATGGGGCGGGACCTGGTGGCCCTGGTCCTCACCGTGGTGGAGCTCCTCCGGCAACTGATGGAACGGCAGGCGATCCGCCGGGTCGAACAGGGCGACCTCAGTGACGAGCAGGTCGAGGAGATCGGGACCACGCTCATGCTGCTCGACCAGCGGATGAAGGAGCTCTGCGACCAGCACGGAGTGCGACCCGAGGACCTCAACCTGGACCTCGGACCGCTGGGGACGCTGCTGCCACGCGACTGAGGCCGGGTACCTCGAATGGCGGATGACCACGGGCAGGCGGAGAGTGAGGAGGGGGGCCGCACGGGCGGGAGGAGCGCCCGTGGCAATCACTCTCTGTGAGGCTGACATGGTCGACATCGAATCTCGGAGCGGAAACCCGGCGACGAGCGGCGGGAACCAGGAAAGCGGCGTGCGCGGCAGGACCACCATCGCCGACGGCGTCGTTGCCACCATCGCGGAGATCGCCATCCGCGAGACGGACGGTGTCCATTCGGTGGGCAAGGGCGCGTCGAAGGCGCTGGGCGCCGTGACGGGCAGGGTGTCCGGGTCCTCGGGCAGGGGACGGACCGTGAAGGTCGAGGTGGGCGAGAAACAGACGGCGATCGACGTCGACGTCGAGGTGGAGTACGGGTTTCCGATCCATGAGCTGGCCGACCGGATCCGCACGCACGTCGTCGACGCCGTGGAGACGATGACCGGGCTGGAGGTCGTCGAGATCAACATCAACGTCTTCGACGTGCACATCCCCGACGAGGACGACGAGGACGGCTCGGACGGCGCCGATTCCGGAAGGGGCGGTTCCCGCGTGCAGTGAGCCCGGCCCGGCCGATTGTCAGTGGCGGCTGTGAGGATGGGGACACCGGCACGACGGGCTGACCGGTACAGCGGAATGAGGGGGACCCCATGGGCGCGTGGGACATCGGCCACTTCGACAACGACACCGCGGCCGACTTCGGCGGGCGGGTCGACGACGCGGAGCCCGGCGAGAAGGCCGACGTGCTCCGGGAGGTGCTGAGCACCATCGCGGAGACGGGGCCGGAGGACTATGCGGACTGCGGGGAGGAGGCGGTGGCCGCCGCCGCGCTGATCGCCGCGCAGTGCCCCGGGGGAGAGCCCGTCACCACCGCGTACGGCCCGAAAGATCCGCTGCCGCCGCTCCCCGCCGATCTCCGCCCGCTGGCCGTCCGCGCCCTGGACCGACTCGGTGCGGAGAACGCGGAGCCGCTGGACCTGTGGGCGGAGGCCGGTGAGGACCAGGCGTGGCTGGCGGGGATAGCCGCGTTGCGCGCGGTGCTGGTGGAGGCTTCGGGGGAGTAGGACCCGCGTCTTCAGCGTTTCGAGCGGCCCGCGCGCACGATCTCGTCGACGTCCAGGGAGACCTCGGCGCCGATCGAGGCCGGGAGCGGGGCCTGCTGGCCGGGGGCGTAGACCTCGTGGCGGTCGTAGCCGGCGGGAAGCGGCTCGGTCAACGCTCCTGGCATATGCCACTCAGTCGAGTGAAGCGGAAACGGCCCGGCACCCATGTGGGTGCCGGGCCGTTTCCGTACGGTCGAGAAGTCGAGAACCGGGAGGTTACAGCTTCTCGATCACGTAGTCGATGCACGCCGTCAGCGCCTGGACGTCCGACGGGTCGATCGCCGGGAACATCGCCACGCGCAGCTGGTTGCGGCCCAGCTTGCGGTACGGCTCGGTGTCCACGATGCCGTTGGCGCGCAGCACCTTGGCGACGGCCGCCGCGTCGATCTCGTCCGCGAAGTCGATCGTGCCGATGA
The nucleotide sequence above comes from Streptomyces sp. NBC_01116. Encoded proteins:
- a CDS encoding gas vesicle protein K produces the protein MTAPGRAPGSRVDLDSEQMGRDLVALVLTVVELLRQLMERQAIRRVEQGDLSDEQVEEIGTTLMLLDQRMKELCDQHGVRPEDLNLDLGPLGTLLPRD
- a CDS encoding gas vesicle protein, with translation MADQRSARAERSSPGTRKKSSAGKGPEHAARAACQSLEALISHPAEGVSAIRRFDDDGWCVVVDVLEVPRIPDTTSLLASYEVRLDGDGELVEYARVRRYRRGAADE
- a CDS encoding DUF4259 domain-containing protein, yielding MGAWDIGHFDNDTAADFGGRVDDAEPGEKADVLREVLSTIAETGPEDYADCGEEAVAAAALIAAQCPGGEPVTTAYGPKDPLPPLPADLRPLAVRALDRLGAENAEPLDLWAEAGEDQAWLAGIAALRAVLVEASGE
- the gvpJ gene encoding gas vesicle protein GvpJ codes for the protein MTTTTYVDGAAPCPPRAGTLYDVLELILDRGMVIDVFVRVSLVGIEILKIDARIVVASVDTYLRFAEACNRLDLERDSGSTTVPELLSGSAARSIGKRKVRKAAESVGDTVRKAVGAGGSDDDDDVDEEEAEERPARPKKRRAPARSSGSSSGGTSRRRRAEV
- a CDS encoding gas vesicle protein gives rise to the protein MTDLDFRQGGPPANGPHTTNLADILERVLDKGIVIAGDIKIDLLDIELLTIRLRLFVASVDTAKKAGIDWWETDPALSSRASRNALEDENRRLRERLQALEPGTDEDRGPRSDRSADRDDGNKRSERSDSKETGQR
- a CDS encoding gas vesicle protein GvpG — translated: MGLISGLLMLPLAPARGVVWVAERLQDAAERELYDPGVIRAQLAALNQELDEGHIGLDEFEAQEERLLDRLYATQAGRTPTTEGDRHG
- a CDS encoding GvpL/GvpF family gas vesicle protein, giving the protein MRADGPGTGTADGPGLYVYAVVRAGTPLPRKSGGVGSPPAPLRTVGVGPVAAVVSAAPAQLRARRRDLLAHQELLTRLAGSGPVLPMRFGMVAPDEDALRAQLTRAEAGHLAALDRVDGHIEMNVKALPAHDSLAALVAGDAAVRRLREETRRRPGYEANVRLGAAVASALARRAGDAGRRVLRDLAPMARATAGGPEVPGCALNVSFLVARADSDRFRATADRFAAAHRDHVELRLAGPLPCYSFVDAGHTSPSAPAGGG
- a CDS encoding Asp23/Gls24 family envelope stress response protein, with the translated sequence MVDIESRSGNPATSGGNQESGVRGRTTIADGVVATIAEIAIRETDGVHSVGKGASKALGAVTGRVSGSSGRGRTVKVEVGEKQTAIDVDVEVEYGFPIHELADRIRTHVVDAVETMTGLEVVEININVFDVHIPDEDDEDGSDGADSGRGGSRVQ
- a CDS encoding GvpL/GvpF family gas vesicle protein is translated as MTDRAHRDQAPGTGVTYVFAVCRGTRATHTADVTGLVGMPGGSAVRLLPSGPLTAVVQTVPAADFTDEVWQARLSDPCEIERYARAHHEVVSAAAAHGPAVPLPLATLYHDDDRARRALDDEAHRFHRVLKRIAHHAEWGVKVYEPAAAPEGPEEREPAIAGGGGREAPAAGAGLAYLNRRRGVQERRERRREQALSVAESVDAELRELAAASRRLRTHGAVPGGDGRVHVLNATYLVAEHRSDELDALVRGLGERTGARIELTGPWVPYSFVGEV
- a CDS encoding SRPBCC family protein is translated as MATTDKDESEAPAESGIGRIKEELSKFAGAQVQQLAEKAGSKLSDLTGQLTDAAENGGSLPAIGSRVLQGESPVKAFVSEKAKGAKDAVVDKAKSALGGGGGKGNRKAGGGKFMNIIEVIDVGVPLRTAYDAWTQYEEFSGFMKGVQSVSKGEDEESDWKVKVGPSTRSFKATVQEQVPDDRIVWTSEGAKGSTRGAISFHELASNLTRIVLVMEYYPSGFFEKTGNLWRAQGRRVRLDFKHFQRYVSLTEEEPEGWRGEIRDGEVVVSHEEAVEREEEEEAEAEDGEGEDEESGEEEPEDEEPEEDEEDEEEPEEEDEEDEEDEEPEEDEEEEDEEPDEDEDEDEEEDEDEDEDEEEDEEEPEEPPAKKRASRRRRSGASR
- a CDS encoding histone protein; translated protein: MDDQAKAALAAAVVGGYVLGRTKKGRLALSVATYLAGRRFGLEPRQLAAEGMRRLGEVPQVAELQEQLRGEVLDAGRQAVTAAANRSMASLADAIGDRTARLTAAPDDEADEEDEGEYEDEEPEEEPEGEDEDEEEDEEDEEDEYEDEDEEPEDEEPEDEEPEEEEPEEEEPEEEEDEPEEEEEEEAAPPQPSRARKSPSRKSAPARKSAEKKSAPAKKAAGKKAAPAKKAPAKKAPAKKAAPAKKAPAKKAPAKKAAPAKKAPAKKAAPAKKASAKKTAPAKKSAAKKSAPQKSAAKKTATSSKRSASKRADRRR
- a CDS encoding gas vesicle protein, whose amino-acid sequence is MAAAERAVVPWDSPEPLSGPIGVPLVDLLDRVLATGVVVSGDLVIAIADVPLVRVSLHALLSSVSERVPAPWADGGPL